One stretch of Leptospira hartskeerlii DNA includes these proteins:
- a CDS encoding phosphoribosyl-AMP cyclohydrolase, which translates to MLTIIWAGGQPGKISELRRMSQEEWELLRNDIPTNVKTFIDCDEDTILISHPDFSEKELVEISNFDSLQFSNGLIPVITKDEKGLVLMQAFSNLESLELSQKESLGIYFSRSRNQLWKKGDTSGHIQKLKRIFAPKDGSFVVYEVEQEGAACHEGYYSCFFREQDKSGNKNLVPEIPFLGK; encoded by the coding sequence ATGCTTACTATCATTTGGGCCGGTGGACAACCCGGAAAAATTTCGGAATTGAGAAGAATGAGCCAAGAAGAATGGGAACTTCTGCGCAATGATATTCCGACTAACGTTAAAACCTTTATAGACTGCGACGAAGATACTATCCTAATTTCTCATCCTGATTTTTCGGAAAAGGAATTGGTGGAAATCTCTAACTTCGATAGCCTCCAATTCTCCAACGGTTTGATCCCTGTGATCACTAAGGATGAAAAGGGATTAGTTTTGATGCAGGCATTCTCCAACTTAGAAAGTTTAGAACTCAGCCAAAAAGAATCTCTTGGAATTTATTTTAGCAGATCTAGGAACCAACTTTGGAAAAAGGGGGATACTTCCGGACATATCCAAAAACTGAAAAGGATCTTCGCTCCCAAAGACGGTAGTTTTGTTGTGTACGAAGTGGAACAGGAAGGCGCAGCCTGTCACGAAGGGTATTATTCCTGTTTTTTCAGAGAGCAGGATAAAAGTGGGAACAAAAACTTAGTTCCTGAGATCCCTTTTTTAGGGAAGTAG
- a CDS encoding RNA polymerase sigma factor, whose product MGEAEFSRFVEETREIVLAAVSRYLYERFAYAIDDVAQETYLRAYKALQKGQFRGDSKLTTWLYTIARNESIRMNENLMREETKAEKAGKRSEEDSRGFAFEKELPEDREDLPTWEKAKLWIGNLPEAYRSVIQYYLSGYSEKEISEVLGVPAGTVKSRAARGKEMLRRMQNSEKREGGEVWGKY is encoded by the coding sequence ATGGGAGAGGCAGAATTTTCCCGCTTCGTAGAAGAAACCAGGGAGATCGTCTTAGCGGCGGTCTCCCGTTACTTGTATGAACGCTTTGCATATGCGATAGACGATGTCGCACAGGAAACATATCTTCGCGCTTATAAGGCATTACAAAAAGGTCAATTCAGGGGAGACTCTAAGTTGACTACTTGGTTATACACAATCGCCAGAAACGAATCCATTCGCATGAATGAAAATCTGATGAGAGAAGAAACTAAGGCTGAGAAAGCCGGAAAAAGATCGGAAGAAGATTCCAGAGGTTTCGCTTTTGAAAAAGAACTACCAGAGGATAGAGAAGATCTTCCTACTTGGGAAAAAGCAAAACTTTGGATTGGCAATCTACCGGAAGCGTATAGAAGTGTGATCCAATATTATCTTTCTGGATATTCGGAAAAAGAGATCTCCGAAGTTCTGGGAGTTCCCGCAGGGACTGTAAAATCCAGGGCAGCTAGAGGAAAGGAAATGTTGCGAAGAATGCAGAACTCCGAAAAAAGAGAAGGAGGAGAAGTATGGGGAAAATATTAA
- a CDS encoding ethanolamine ammonia-lyase subunit EutB produces the protein MGYKTVLGRKSYVFPDLKTLLAKASPLRSGDQLAGIAASTQEERVAAQMALADLPLSEFLNIELIPGEKDEVTRLIFDSHNRSAFSKISSFTVGEFRDFLLKENTDTELISEIRDGITPEMAAAVSKLMSNQDLILVSKKSPVITKFRNTIGLPGRLSARLQPNHPTDDPKGIAASILDGLLLGSGDAVIGINPATDNVPTVIALLKMLDSIIQKYSIPTQSCVLCHVTTSMKAMEEGAPLDLVFQSIGGSEALNKSFGVNLSILEESRQMALELNRGTVGNNVMYFETGQGSGLSAGAHFGVDQQTLEVRAYAVAKKFDPLLVNTVVGFIGPEYLYNGKQILRAGLEDHFCGKLLGLPMGVDVCYTNHADADQDDMDTLLTLLGAAGCNYIMGVPGADDVMLSYQSTSFHDALYLRQIFGLKPAPEFESWLLEKGLFETTKQFLPKENPNRILLEEILEDKTG, from the coding sequence ATGGGTTATAAAACCGTTCTTGGTAGGAAATCCTATGTATTTCCTGATTTAAAAACCTTGCTAGCAAAGGCGAGTCCACTTCGTTCCGGCGACCAATTGGCCGGGATCGCAGCTTCTACCCAGGAAGAAAGAGTGGCTGCGCAAATGGCTCTGGCAGATCTTCCTTTATCAGAATTTTTGAATATAGAATTAATCCCTGGAGAAAAAGACGAGGTCACTCGACTGATTTTCGATTCTCATAACAGGTCCGCATTTTCTAAAATTTCTTCCTTCACCGTGGGAGAATTTCGAGACTTTCTTTTAAAAGAAAATACCGACACGGAATTGATCTCCGAGATTCGGGATGGGATCACTCCTGAAATGGCTGCTGCTGTTTCTAAATTGATGTCCAACCAGGACTTGATATTAGTTTCTAAAAAATCTCCAGTAATAACCAAGTTTCGAAATACGATAGGACTTCCAGGGAGATTGTCTGCACGTTTACAGCCGAACCATCCTACGGATGATCCTAAGGGAATTGCTGCGAGTATCTTGGATGGGCTTCTTTTAGGAAGTGGGGACGCGGTGATAGGGATCAATCCTGCGACAGATAACGTTCCCACCGTAATTGCGCTTCTTAAAATGTTGGATTCTATCATCCAAAAATATTCTATCCCGACCCAGTCTTGCGTACTCTGTCATGTGACTACTTCCATGAAAGCAATGGAAGAAGGAGCTCCTCTCGATCTGGTATTCCAATCCATCGGAGGAAGCGAAGCTTTGAACAAAAGTTTCGGAGTGAACTTAAGTATTTTAGAAGAATCCAGACAAATGGCCTTGGAGTTAAACAGAGGAACTGTCGGAAATAATGTAATGTATTTTGAAACCGGGCAGGGTAGCGGATTGTCTGCAGGTGCTCATTTTGGTGTGGACCAACAGACATTAGAGGTTAGGGCCTATGCGGTCGCAAAGAAATTCGATCCGTTATTAGTGAATACTGTGGTTGGTTTTATCGGACCTGAATATCTATATAATGGAAAACAAATATTGAGAGCCGGGTTGGAAGATCATTTTTGCGGGAAACTTTTGGGCCTTCCTATGGGCGTGGATGTATGTTATACAAATCATGCCGATGCTGACCAAGACGATATGGATACATTGCTTACATTGCTTGGAGCTGCCGGATGTAATTATATTATGGGAGTTCCTGGAGCGGATGACGTAATGTTGTCGTACCAAAGTACTTCTTTTCATGATGCTTTGTATCTTCGTCAAATATTCGGTCTGAAACCTGCGCCTGAATTTGAGAGCTGGCTTTTGGAGAAAGGGTTATTCGAAACTACAAAACAATTTCTGCCTAAAGAAAATCCGAACAGGATTTTACTCGAAGAAATTTTAGAGGATAAGACCGGATGA
- a CDS encoding single-stranded DNA-binding protein — protein sequence MKNLSLTVLDGFLTADPELKRTQAGKSVTNFTVAVNHNYKKTEGEESEVSYVDVEVWERLAENCSEYLKKGKKVTVIGHLKQDRWKNQEGQSRSKVKVIADEVRFDSFGDRKEKEAA from the coding sequence ATGAAAAATCTATCACTCACCGTTCTAGACGGTTTTTTAACTGCCGATCCAGAATTAAAGAGAACCCAGGCTGGAAAGTCTGTCACGAATTTCACTGTGGCAGTGAACCATAACTACAAAAAGACAGAAGGAGAAGAATCCGAGGTTTCATATGTGGATGTGGAAGTTTGGGAGAGGCTTGCAGAAAATTGTTCGGAGTATCTTAAAAAAGGAAAAAAGGTAACGGTAATCGGACATTTAAAACAGGATAGATGGAAAAATCAGGAAGGCCAATCTCGTTCCAAGGTCAAAGTAATAGCGGACGAGGTCCGATTCGACAGCTTCGGGGATAGAAAAGAAAAAGAAGCGGCATAG
- a CDS encoding Spy/CpxP family protein refolding chaperone, with amino-acid sequence MFRKITKITAILLVLGTTALLTQGCHHKWMSHEKRANYIVKKLKSELDLTDTQAATLDKIKEDVLAKRKELKLGGHFLPKEAVEELRADKLNPEKWNKLGEEKEKKIAALRVFFTKKAVEFHAVLTPEQRGKLADLILKFQSKFDKEDED; translated from the coding sequence ATGTTTCGCAAAATTACGAAAATAACCGCGATTTTGTTGGTGCTGGGGACTACCGCCCTACTGACTCAAGGCTGCCATCACAAGTGGATGTCTCATGAGAAAAGAGCCAATTATATCGTCAAAAAACTTAAGTCCGAATTGGATTTAACTGACACACAAGCTGCGACCTTAGATAAGATCAAAGAGGACGTGCTTGCAAAACGTAAAGAGCTTAAATTGGGCGGACACTTCTTGCCTAAAGAAGCGGTCGAAGAACTTCGTGCTGACAAATTGAATCCTGAAAAATGGAACAAATTAGGCGAAGAAAAAGAGAAAAAGATCGCAGCTCTTAGAGTATTTTTCACCAAAAAGGCAGTGGAATTCCACGCAGTATTAACTCCCGAACAAAGAGGGAAACTGGCGGATCTAATCCTTAAGTTCCAAAGTAAATTCGATAAGGAAGACGAGGATTAA
- the eutC gene encoding ethanolamine ammonia-lyase subunit EutC, with protein MNPKEFWKSLTSARIGIGRSGGSIPTSELLKFRLDHARARDAVLAEPDFDTLNVGLEKIFQPLGIEIVGVESLAKSREEYLLRPDLGRRISEPSRTRLESKKGKYDLALIGVDGLSAKAIDSNLVAFLQVLVPILSEQKYKIAPFVLGKLGRVAIGDEIGEILGAKAVVLLIGERPGLSSADSLGMYLTFDPKLGKTDESRNCISNIRPDGLDFHKASLKTAYLLSESLKRGISGVDLKDEMTPDFLDSSSQKNLK; from the coding sequence ATGAATCCTAAAGAATTTTGGAAAAGTTTAACTTCTGCTAGAATAGGCATCGGAAGATCAGGCGGATCTATCCCTACTTCTGAGTTATTAAAATTTAGATTAGATCATGCAAGAGCAAGAGATGCAGTTTTAGCGGAACCGGATTTTGATACATTAAATGTCGGTCTCGAAAAAATTTTCCAACCATTAGGGATAGAAATAGTTGGAGTAGAAAGTTTAGCAAAAAGTAGAGAAGAATATTTACTTAGACCCGATTTGGGCCGTAGGATCTCGGAACCTTCTCGTACCAGATTGGAATCCAAAAAAGGAAAGTATGATCTTGCATTGATCGGAGTAGATGGACTTTCTGCAAAGGCAATCGATTCTAATTTGGTGGCTTTCTTACAAGTGTTGGTCCCGATCTTATCCGAACAAAAATATAAAATTGCACCTTTCGTTCTAGGAAAATTAGGAAGAGTTGCTATCGGAGACGAGATCGGTGAAATATTAGGAGCCAAGGCAGTGGTGCTACTCATAGGAGAAAGGCCGGGACTTTCTTCAGCAGATAGTTTGGGAATGTATTTAACATTCGATCCTAAGTTAGGCAAAACGGACGAAAGTCGAAATTGTATTTCGAATATACGACCAGACGGCTTAGATTTTCATAAGGCGTCCTTAAAAACCGCTTATTTACTTTCTGAATCTCTCAAACGAGGTATATCCGGAGTGGATCTAAAAGATGAGATGACTCCTGATTTCTTGGATTCTTCTTCCCAAAAAAATCTAAAATAG
- a CDS encoding response regulator transcription factor: MVQSSFKVLFAEDNESSAELLIHFLERFNFEVDHVMDGMNAELKLRKSKYDFILLDNKMPILSGVRLASKIPDMNKNTPIIFLTASNEKEDVISAFQSKQLAGYILKPFEQEKVLEKITSVLKISENMLIDKKKFPFSIEKVDNKTYGIGVKLIGCPYMKNSEKIAQEIAFILKDLPVRHTFFMEIGKEFYYYKKAQEFLSSILKRLASKYEIKEEDILILSS; encoded by the coding sequence ATGGTCCAATCGTCTTTCAAAGTTTTATTTGCCGAAGACAATGAGAGTTCTGCCGAATTACTCATTCATTTTTTGGAAAGATTCAATTTCGAAGTAGATCACGTAATGGATGGAATGAATGCTGAACTGAAATTAAGAAAATCCAAATATGATTTTATACTTTTGGACAATAAGATGCCTATTCTATCCGGAGTCCGGTTGGCTAGCAAAATTCCCGATATGAACAAAAATACTCCGATCATTTTCCTTACGGCAAGTAACGAGAAAGAAGATGTCATCTCTGCATTTCAGAGCAAACAACTTGCCGGGTATATTTTAAAACCTTTCGAGCAAGAAAAAGTATTGGAGAAGATTACTTCCGTTCTAAAAATTTCGGAAAATATGTTGATCGATAAGAAAAAATTCCCTTTTTCGATCGAGAAAGTTGATAATAAAACTTATGGGATCGGAGTGAAATTGATCGGTTGTCCTTACATGAAAAATTCCGAAAAGATCGCTCAAGAGATTGCATTCATTCTGAAAGATTTACCCGTTAGGCACACATTTTTTATGGAAATTGGCAAAGAATTTTATTATTACAAAAAGGCTCAGGAATTTCTTTCTTCCATCTTAAAACGTCTGGCATCCAAATACGAGATCAAAGAAGAAGATATTCTCATACTTTCTTCTTAA
- the ilvD gene encoding dihydroxy-acid dehydratase, with the protein MPQLRSRTSTHGRNMAGARALWRATGMKEGDFGKPIIAIANSFTQFVPGHVHLKDLGQMVAREVEKAGAVAKEFNTIAVDDGIAMGHGGMLYSLPSRDLIADSVEYMVNAHTADALICISNCDKITPGMLMAALRLNIPTVFVSGGPMEAGKVNWNGDIRKLDLVDAMVEAANENVSDELVEQIERSACPTCGSCSGMFTANSMNCLTEALGLSLPGNGSTLATHADRKQLFLTAGRLIVELAKRYYEQDDESVLPRNIATHEAFQNAMSLDVAMGGSTNTVLHILAAAHEAGINFKMHDIDLISRRVPCVCKVAPATQKYHMEDVHRAGGVIGILSELDRAGLIHRDVPTVHSPTLGKALEEWDIVRQKANSKAYALFSAAPGGIPTTEAFSQDKRWPELDLDRANGCIRDVEHAYSQDGGLAVLYGNIAPEGSIVKTAGVDESIWKFKGRARVMESQEEAVAKILGNEVVEGDVVVIRYEGPKGGPGMQEMLYPTSYLKSKGLGKGCALLTDGRFSGGTSGLSIGHVSPEAAAGGVIGLVEEGDIIEIDIPDRSIHLRVSDAELSDRRDRMNEKGKDAWKPKSRKRTVSAALRAYAAMTTSAHTGAVRDVSQVEHQ; encoded by the coding sequence ATGCCTCAATTAAGATCTCGTACTTCCACCCACGGACGCAATATGGCCGGAGCCAGAGCCCTCTGGAGAGCCACCGGTATGAAAGAAGGTGATTTCGGAAAACCGATCATCGCGATCGCAAACTCATTCACTCAGTTCGTTCCAGGACATGTTCATTTAAAAGACCTAGGGCAAATGGTCGCAAGAGAAGTGGAGAAGGCGGGAGCAGTCGCAAAAGAGTTCAATACAATCGCAGTGGATGATGGTATCGCCATGGGGCATGGCGGAATGTTATACTCTTTACCAAGCCGTGACCTGATTGCTGACTCGGTAGAATATATGGTCAACGCACATACTGCGGATGCACTTATTTGTATTTCGAATTGTGATAAGATCACACCGGGCATGTTAATGGCAGCCCTTCGTTTGAACATACCAACCGTTTTCGTATCCGGCGGACCGATGGAAGCTGGAAAAGTAAATTGGAATGGAGACATCCGAAAATTAGATTTGGTGGACGCAATGGTAGAAGCCGCCAACGAAAATGTTTCAGACGAACTTGTAGAACAAATAGAACGCTCCGCTTGTCCTACTTGCGGATCTTGCTCCGGGATGTTCACTGCAAATTCGATGAACTGTCTTACGGAAGCATTAGGACTTTCTCTTCCAGGTAACGGATCCACGTTAGCCACTCATGCGGACAGAAAACAACTATTCTTAACTGCAGGAAGACTGATAGTAGAACTTGCAAAAAGATATTATGAACAAGATGATGAGTCCGTTCTTCCTAGAAACATCGCAACTCATGAAGCATTCCAAAACGCGATGAGCTTAGACGTAGCGATGGGAGGATCCACAAACACTGTTCTTCACATTCTTGCAGCCGCTCACGAAGCAGGGATCAATTTCAAAATGCATGATATAGACCTGATCTCCAGAAGAGTTCCTTGCGTTTGTAAAGTTGCTCCTGCCACTCAGAAATATCATATGGAAGATGTTCACAGAGCAGGTGGAGTCATAGGTATACTTTCCGAGTTGGACAGAGCTGGACTGATCCATAGAGATGTACCTACAGTTCATTCTCCTACATTAGGAAAAGCTTTAGAAGAATGGGATATCGTTCGCCAAAAAGCGAACTCAAAAGCATACGCATTATTCTCCGCAGCACCTGGTGGAATTCCTACAACGGAAGCATTCTCCCAAGACAAACGTTGGCCTGAACTGGACTTGGATAGAGCGAACGGATGTATCCGTGATGTAGAACATGCATACTCTCAAGACGGAGGACTTGCAGTTCTTTACGGAAATATCGCACCTGAAGGCAGTATCGTTAAGACAGCCGGGGTGGATGAGTCCATCTGGAAATTCAAAGGCAGAGCCAGAGTAATGGAAAGCCAAGAAGAAGCTGTGGCCAAAATCCTTGGGAACGAAGTTGTAGAAGGAGACGTAGTTGTGATCCGTTATGAAGGTCCAAAAGGCGGACCAGGAATGCAGGAAATGTTATACCCTACTTCTTATCTGAAATCCAAAGGTTTAGGAAAAGGATGTGCACTTCTAACTGATGGGAGATTTTCCGGAGGAACTTCCGGACTTTCTATTGGACATGTTTCTCCGGAAGCGGCAGCGGGTGGAGTTATTGGCCTAGTGGAAGAAGGTGATATCATTGAGATAGATATCCCGGACAGATCTATACATTTAAGAGTGAGTGACGCAGAACTTTCGGATCGCAGAGATAGAATGAACGAAAAAGGAAAGGATGCATGGAAACCTAAGTCCAGAAAAAGAACTGTTTCCGCGGCATTGAGAGCTTATGCAGCTATGACTACTTCTGCACATACCGGAGCTGTCAGAGATGTTAGCCAGGTAGAACATCAATAA
- a CDS encoding acyl-CoA dehydrogenase family protein has translation MMATKAPADSTSAKQALSKSSAIIEQVTKALAAKCSSNGKVSVSKMDQNQFVQYQIAWLTSEQKIAENFIDYAWNDSLGTGELEKLMAQVFAAEAVSHIRTEFSSRASEYGISTQELVSKLFDDATNKFLEESSAIENYNHIADLIASSGSFGAYGLSEDHEMFRQTFKQFAEEVVAPKAEHVHRHDDIVPEEIIQGLRDMGCFGLCIPETYGGLQSNDKPDNISMLVVTEELSRGSLGIAGSLITRPEILSKALLKGGTDAQKEKWLPLIASGEKMGGIMVTEPNYGSDVAGVSVTAKKVDGGWSINGVKTWCTFAGYANLLLILVRTESDPELKHKGLSIVLAEKPSFTGHEFDYKQDGGGRISGKAIGTIGYRGMHSFEVSFEDYFVPEDNLIGGEAGRGKGFYFQMEGFSGGRIQTAARANGVMQAALEAGLRYAQERQVFQKPIFDYNLTKYKIARMAMIVQASRQFTNTVAKLLDNHQGQMEATLIKFYASKVAEWVTREAMQIHGGMGYAEEYAVSRYFVDARVFSIFEGAEEVMALRVIAKSLMDQYAV, from the coding sequence ATGATGGCAACGAAAGCTCCGGCGGATTCTACCTCGGCAAAACAGGCTTTAAGCAAGTCTTCAGCAATAATCGAGCAAGTAACCAAGGCCTTAGCGGCTAAATGTAGCTCCAATGGAAAAGTGTCCGTTTCCAAAATGGACCAAAACCAATTCGTGCAGTACCAAATCGCTTGGTTGACCTCCGAACAAAAGATCGCAGAAAACTTTATAGACTACGCTTGGAACGATTCTCTTGGAACAGGTGAGCTTGAAAAATTGATGGCTCAGGTTTTCGCTGCAGAAGCTGTTTCTCATATCCGCACCGAGTTTAGTTCCAGAGCTTCCGAGTATGGAATCTCCACTCAAGAACTGGTTTCTAAATTATTCGATGACGCCACTAACAAGTTCTTAGAAGAATCTAGTGCGATCGAAAACTATAATCATATCGCTGACCTAATCGCTTCTTCAGGAAGTTTTGGAGCTTACGGTCTGAGTGAAGACCACGAAATGTTCCGCCAAACTTTCAAACAGTTCGCAGAAGAAGTAGTAGCTCCTAAAGCAGAGCATGTTCACCGTCATGACGATATCGTTCCGGAAGAGATTATCCAAGGTTTAAGAGACATGGGATGTTTCGGTCTTTGTATCCCTGAAACTTACGGTGGATTACAATCTAACGATAAGCCTGATAATATTTCCATGCTTGTCGTAACCGAAGAACTTTCTAGAGGATCTTTGGGGATCGCAGGGTCTTTAATCACTCGTCCTGAAATTCTTTCTAAAGCTTTATTAAAAGGTGGAACTGACGCTCAAAAAGAGAAGTGGCTTCCTCTTATCGCTTCCGGAGAGAAGATGGGTGGTATCATGGTAACAGAGCCTAATTATGGTTCTGACGTTGCTGGAGTTTCCGTAACCGCGAAAAAAGTGGATGGAGGCTGGTCTATCAATGGTGTTAAGACTTGGTGTACTTTTGCAGGTTATGCAAACCTTCTTCTTATCCTTGTGAGAACTGAGTCAGATCCTGAGTTGAAACACAAAGGTCTTTCTATTGTTCTTGCGGAGAAGCCAAGTTTCACTGGTCACGAATTCGATTATAAACAAGATGGTGGCGGAAGAATTTCCGGCAAAGCGATCGGAACCATCGGTTATCGCGGTATGCACTCTTTCGAAGTTTCTTTCGAGGACTATTTTGTTCCTGAAGATAACTTGATCGGAGGCGAAGCAGGAAGAGGAAAAGGATTCTATTTCCAAATGGAAGGTTTCTCAGGTGGAAGGATCCAAACTGCAGCTCGTGCAAACGGTGTAATGCAAGCAGCGTTAGAAGCAGGTCTTCGTTACGCTCAAGAAAGACAAGTTTTCCAAAAACCTATCTTCGATTATAACCTGACCAAGTATAAGATTGCTCGTATGGCTATGATCGTTCAGGCTTCCCGTCAGTTCACTAATACCGTAGCGAAACTTTTGGATAACCACCAAGGACAAATGGAAGCAACTTTGATCAAGTTCTATGCTTCTAAAGTTGCTGAATGGGTAACAAGAGAAGCAATGCAGATCCATGGAGGAATGGGATATGCGGAAGAATACGCTGTTTCTCGTTACTTCGTAGATGCTCGAGTATTCTCCATCTTCGAAGGTGCGGAAGAAGTAATGGCTCTTAGAGTAATTGCAAAATCTCTTATGGACCAATACGCCGTTTGA
- the mltG gene encoding endolytic transglycosylase MltG: protein MIFKNTFVRRSVVLLGILALSGVVAFFVVDEIKGGAVGAGQVKVDIIVEPGDSPVEVTENLSKNGLLKSSKYFLFLIKATRSAGKIKAGLYEINDGMDARKILQVITEGKVKLVTFTVPEGYNNRQIGDLLVKKNLIKARADFLNAASRTELLREFKIPANNAEGYLFPETYSVPVNFPADKIARMMIKRFYVRLEKVPGAKELDPKKLHEIVVLASVVEREAKKNEERPLMAGVFLNRLKQDIPLESCATIQYLFDKPHPRIFEKDLKIVSPYNTYMNKGYPPGPISNPGQPSLEAALMPTKTEYLFFLLKPDGFHYFSKSFKEHAEAKKKYIDVLYE from the coding sequence ATGATTTTTAAAAATACATTTGTAAGAAGATCCGTTGTTTTATTAGGCATACTTGCACTTTCGGGTGTGGTCGCCTTCTTTGTTGTAGATGAGATCAAAGGAGGAGCCGTAGGCGCCGGCCAGGTAAAAGTGGACATCATCGTAGAGCCGGGCGATTCTCCGGTTGAAGTTACCGAAAATCTTTCCAAGAACGGATTATTAAAGTCTTCCAAATATTTCCTTTTTCTAATTAAAGCAACCAGATCCGCAGGAAAGATCAAAGCCGGTTTATATGAGATCAACGACGGAATGGATGCACGTAAGATCTTGCAAGTGATCACAGAAGGAAAGGTAAAACTTGTCACATTTACAGTTCCTGAAGGTTATAATAACCGCCAGATCGGGGACTTATTAGTTAAGAAAAACTTAATTAAGGCCAGAGCTGACTTTTTAAATGCAGCTTCCAGAACCGAATTATTGAGAGAGTTTAAGATCCCTGCAAATAATGCAGAAGGTTATTTGTTCCCGGAAACTTACAGTGTTCCTGTGAATTTTCCTGCGGATAAGATCGCGAGAATGATGATCAAAAGATTTTATGTTAGATTGGAAAAGGTTCCAGGTGCAAAGGAACTGGATCCTAAAAAACTACATGAGATCGTTGTGCTCGCTTCTGTGGTAGAAAGAGAAGCCAAAAAAAATGAAGAAAGACCTTTGATGGCGGGCGTATTCTTAAATCGTTTGAAACAGGATATTCCTTTGGAGTCTTGTGCTACTATCCAGTATCTTTTTGATAAACCTCATCCTCGTATTTTCGAAAAGGATCTGAAGATCGTTTCTCCTTATAATACTTATATGAATAAAGGATATCCGCCTGGTCCTATTTCCAATCCGGGACAACCTTCTTTGGAAGCGGCACTCATGCCTACTAAAACCGAGTATCTATTCTTCTTATTAAAACCGGATGGATTTCATTACTTCTCTAAAAGTTTTAAAGAACATGCCGAAGCTAAGAAAAAGTACATCGACGTTCTTTACGAATAG
- the eat gene encoding ethanolamine permease: MESKEEFSRTLGPWLLWGLGVGYVISGMYFGWNLGLPVGGTLGLGIATLLIILLYVCFSFSYTELACMIPKAGGAFDYGREALGNAWAYLVGTAQLIEFLFAPPAIAAAIGAYFSLFLPGIGPIWIAIVAYLLFTSLNILGVKFAASFEFGITILAVFELLLFSGLTLPSFSWEKFSSNPLPNGWTGALSSLPFAVWFFLAIEGVANVAEETKDPQKNILIGFGSALATLVVLCGLVFFSSIGVGGWEMIVYPEVGAAASDYPLPLALRKLYGESGWAFHLLITIGLFGLIASFHGIILAGGRASFEFGRADFLPKFFGKIHPKFKTPANALIANTAFGIAALCTGKTSELITLSAFGALLLYFCSMISFFVLRKKQPQRERPFMVPGGKILPSIALVLSAIVLGVCAWQHPILFGIFVLILASGLVWARTSIFGK; encoded by the coding sequence ATGGAATCAAAAGAAGAATTTAGTCGAACCCTCGGACCTTGGCTACTCTGGGGTTTAGGAGTTGGATACGTAATTTCAGGCATGTATTTTGGCTGGAACTTGGGTCTACCAGTGGGTGGAACCTTGGGCTTGGGAATTGCCACCTTACTGATCATTCTGCTATATGTTTGTTTTTCTTTTAGCTATACAGAACTCGCATGTATGATCCCGAAAGCGGGAGGAGCATTCGACTATGGTAGAGAAGCTCTCGGAAATGCTTGGGCCTATCTAGTCGGCACTGCCCAGTTGATAGAATTTTTATTTGCACCGCCGGCGATTGCAGCTGCCATCGGCGCCTACTTCTCTTTGTTTCTGCCGGGTATCGGTCCGATCTGGATCGCGATCGTTGCTTACTTGCTCTTCACGAGTTTGAATATACTTGGAGTAAAATTTGCGGCTTCTTTCGAGTTTGGAATTACTATATTAGCAGTTTTTGAATTACTTTTATTTTCAGGACTTACACTTCCAAGTTTTTCTTGGGAGAAGTTTTCTTCGAATCCATTGCCTAACGGTTGGACCGGTGCTTTGTCCTCGTTACCATTTGCAGTTTGGTTTTTTCTGGCGATAGAAGGAGTGGCAAATGTTGCAGAAGAAACTAAAGATCCTCAAAAGAATATATTGATCGGATTCGGGTCCGCATTGGCTACCTTGGTTGTACTTTGTGGATTAGTATTTTTCTCCTCCATAGGTGTGGGAGGATGGGAGATGATCGTATATCCTGAAGTTGGTGCTGCTGCTTCCGATTATCCTTTGCCCCTTGCATTACGGAAGTTGTATGGAGAGTCAGGTTGGGCATTTCATCTTTTGATTACGATTGGACTTTTTGGGCTCATCGCTTCTTTCCATGGAATTATTTTAGCCGGGGGAAGAGCCAGTTTCGAATTCGGAAGAGCGGACTTTCTTCCTAAATTTTTCGGTAAGATCCATCCTAAATTCAAAACTCCTGCCAACGCATTGATCGCAAATACTGCGTTCGGAATCGCTGCGTTATGCACAGGTAAAACATCAGAGTTAATTACATTGTCCGCATTCGGAGCTTTGCTATTATACTTTTGTTCCATGATTAGTTTCTTCGTCCTTCGGAAAAAACAACCCCAAAGAGAAAGACCATTTATGGTTCCAGGAGGGAAAATTCTGCCTTCTATCGCACTTGTTCTATCTGCGATCGTATTGGGAGTATGTGCCTGGCAACATCCGATTCTTTTCGGGATATTTGTTTTGATCTTAGCGAGCGGCTTGGTCTGGGCCAGGACTTCTATTTTTGGAAAATGA